The sequence CTGTTGGgcaacactttactttaaatcCCCCTATTCAGCAATTATAAgcagtaaacaaacatttaataaacgGTAAACAAGACATTATAATAGAGTTGTAAGAAGACATAAGggcattttaagtgttttttaatgtacagtatttttcagCAATTATACCTTCccctatgaagacatatttcttattattacaaatgttttatattgttttcataatctgctaacaattacattacagtgtgttattaACGCTTTATTAAATGGTTGTATGCTGCTTATAGATGCTAAATAtggggacttaaagtaaagtgttaccactTTTTGTCTTATTCTGCATTTTTATCctgcttgtttttgtctgtacTAATAACTGCATGTTCAGCTCATgaacaacaaatcatttttctgcaagtttataaattatatttcaaCTTTCCAGCCTGTTATTAGTTTATCTATTTTGAAAACATCTGGAAGAacattactttacttttttatcATGACAACATGATGGTATATTACAAGCAGATACTGTaatgatgatgtattttaagaaattctttcattttctaatagtattatgatgtgtgttttggtAAAAATTGAGCGAGagatacaaatattaaaaaccCAACTGACCCACCACTGGTTAAAtaattataaacacatttaatgcagccaaacattgttcaaatcCACCTTTTCTTTATATTCTAGTGTAAATCCCAAAGTTGCCAAAGATCCTGTTTATGCCAGATGGAATTTTGcagaaattagtataaaatgatgcagaaaACATCTAGAATATTGGAGCTATTTGACTCTGTGTAAACATCATGTAGCTTCCATGAAGAGGTGCAACAAGATGATACAGAATAGATACAAGAAACTGTAATAAGTTATAgttttttccacatttaaagCTACTTAAAGGGTAAACAAAGGAGGGAAACTGGATGTTAAAGGTTGAGGAAAACATGAACATTGTgaatttggtgattttttaGCTCATATATCTGAGTTTCCTTCCAGTGATTAAACATCTCAATAGTTGATTTTCACAGAACTGAACACATTATTAGCAGTTTATAGTTATTGGTCTAAAATGTGCAAAGGCAGCAGTTCAGTCCCATAAGAACAGTCAGGCGTTTATAGCAGATCGGTGCAGTCATTTAATCAGTTTTGGTGTCAACAGGAGGAGGTGAAGTTCGGCGCAGCGGCCATGTCACTGACTGCAGACCTGAGCTGCCTGCAGGGCAGCAGGGGAGCAGAGCGCGAGGCGgcactggaaacactggagaAGCAGCTGATCTGCCCCATCTGCCTGGAACTCTTCAACAAACCGGTGGTCATCCTGCCCTGCCAGCACAACCTGTGCAGGAAATGTGCCAACGAGCTCTACCAGGTCTGTGGGACGACTCACATGTACAGCAGGACACTGCTAACATGTAGATATCcacacatgtatgtacagtgtgtctCTGCACATATAATCCCTGTTTGTACATACAGTTGTGCACATGTATGACCTGTATATACAGGAATATACTCATCTTTCAACACACACTTTATATACCACAAGACAGGACTGCATtattcacaacacacacacacacacacatacatgtaaaataaagtgtgtgtgtgtgtgtgtgtgtgtgcgtatgtccGTGCAGTGGATTATCAGTGTCTAAACTGGGACGTGTGGATGTTTAACTGGTTTGCTCATGTACATGTAAAACACCTGCCATGACCTACATTTGCTGCTATTGtccagtgtgtttatgtgttaatgtgtgtgtgaccatCTTCATATCAACTTTTAGacaattttaacttttaatattttacatataaaacacacaacaagcttGTAAACACAgtatgatacatttttatttattaatttgctCAACAATACATGGAATACATCAGATTATCTTCCACCAGCTGCaaaattaaaatgctgcttacattacacataataataataataatccaataatataaaacatactgtaaagcTCTGACATGGGCCGTTCTACATAAAGACCACTTCTAATACTTGGTTATATTCTGCCCACTATTTCTGTTCCAATCAATGATACCTCTACGTGATGCTTTAATCATCAAAGGCAGGTGTTCACCAGCTCTGCCAGGAAACTATGTTGGTATCTGCTCTGAGGTACACAGTAAAAGTGGGAACAATGTGCTGGCAGGCAGAGCCGAGAGAGCATTAACTACTCGTACAGACTGAAGGTCGGCAGCCATGCTGccggctctgtgaggctgtagtgAGCTTAGTaatgagctaaatgctaatatctgcatgataacatgctcacaatgtgaatcctaacatgctgatgtaaagtttaccatgttcactgtcttagttagcatgctaacatgctaattaagactaaacacagagaacagctgaggctgatgagaatgttgttggtttttcaggtatttggtcaaGTGTTTAATTGTCTaatgtaccaaatttcattgcaagTTGTTGgtgatagttgttgagacatttcacttaaaactaaaaatgttaatctcatggtggcgctagaggaaaagtgagcatgaacatgaatgtgaacatgtgtgtatAACATTTCATAGCGAGGGGAACCCTGTTAGTCTTCTGGTTTAGACTTGTACCACATAACAGCAACGTCTGCAGTTTGGTTCTAACTGTGGACCTGCCGCAGGTCACACTCCTCTCTCTActgatgtttcctctctttGCACTTTTGAgtatcaaataaaggcaaaaaatcaTCCATTCAAtacttgttgagatatttcagtctggaccaaacagTGGACCAGCAGTACCATCCACTGAGCCACACTGCTGGCATGGCCACAGTAAAAATAATGAAACGTGTGTCTTCATGTTAGACTCATACATCAGTGAGGCTTCTTATCTGAATCCAAGGTTGCTGCTCTTGATGTTATAACGACCTGCACATGACTTTTCTTCCTGTGAGAGTAAAGATTCAATTTTAACTGTACGACAGTTACAGCAGAACCTAAGAACATTTATGTGGAGTCTGTTCCAACATGTGAAGCTTTACTGTGGTTGTTTCCAAACCTGCAATCCTTCTGAACCTCATGTCCTCCAAACCAGGATTTGACTGTTGGATCAACACAACAAACacgaatgcacacacacatatttttccACTAGATGAGAACAGAACATACTTTACTCGTGTGTTTTGTGCATGTCCCggtgtgtatttgcatgtgctTGGTATGTGAGAAGGAAACCTAATAGACTCTGCCCCCGCTGTCATGCTCAGTGTCGTAACCTTTGACACTGATCCCCCAGCAaatcctctcctcccctcccaccTGAGTTCAAACAGTTTTTCCATCTCATAATATTTCAGCTCAGTCTGCCATCAATAGCTTCTGCTAAACAGCTGGACTTCCCTCTTTCCTCAACTTTGAATCTCTAATCATGAGTAATGTCCTCTCTCTTTAAGTCGTCTCAGGCTCATTAAACCACAGATTATGATTAATATTAACAGATTCCCAAGTCAAACTGTCTTATTGTCGGTTTATGGTTAGCAAATAATAGATCCAGATTTGCATTTGAAGTGCGGGGGCTCAGGATTAAAGGGATAGTCCAGTGATTTAGTGTTGCACCTCCAGAAAGTTCATGAAGTCTGAGGGACTTTCAAAAAAcagattataaaacaaatagtcaaaatcaaagcagcagaagcTGAGATATCCAGatttttgtgtgtcaaactcccaaaacactggatcctactATTCCTGAGTAAGAAAATGGGAAatgattttgtacattttctctGTATCGTTGACCCAGACTATAAAAGCGTAGAAGAAGAGTTTTGCGATCAGAAGAGTTGTCGCTGTTGCTAGTCTGACAGGTTCTGTAAAgctgaaaaatgctaaataaaGTTCCAGAAAAGTTCTTGATTCCCGTTATGTTCTGTACAGCCGTTTAACCGtcctgttgtcctcccgggtcaaaattgacccgggaggacaacaggtatcatcaaaaaaattgaaatggtttcaaaacagaatcctgactaagaaattatgaattattttaactatagttgagatcagaggaaaatatgttgatggattatggcagactggtatatgttaaagtttagtcaggatactgttgtcctcccgggtcaaaattgacccgaggacaacaggagggttaataGAAGAGGAGTGAACATAAGAGCTGAAGAACATTATTTTTCCCTGAAGTAATATCGTAAAATAGTCCCCTCCTCCAGGTTGTTACTAAGGCTTTCTGCTACAAATTCTCCAAAGTCTCCAAACCCAGACAGAGATCATCTCAATGACATCACTACAACACGATTAGGAGTTATTTTATTACAGTAGTGTTCAGAAGGCAACAAGCTGCAGTTACAGTAACCGACCCAAACACTGCAGAGTGGTTTAAAATACTATGAGACAGGATTTTATTTTGACTCTGGAAAACTATCATGGTTCAGCAattatttcatcttttgttGAGACGATTGCGTGAagtaaacagtagaaacagaGTGTTACATTACAGAGTAGTCCAagaatgtgtgcttgcatgtgaTTGGACTTTAAAgttcctccagagccacagaagacgTTATCCAGCATTTTTCACAGGCTGACTAGTGCTTCCTAGAACTAGTAGAATGAGTTTCCTATATAAAATAGGTGGAGTGTCCCTTTAATTTGGTATATTTTCTGTAACACAGTGAGTGTACAGATGGGCAGCTGGTCCAGAGGTGGTTTAAGCagtttgtttgaatgtttttatacctttttcttcttttttgtagCCAACATGAATTCAAGCTGAGCCaatgatttttatatttcacattaaaaaaccCCAACACAGATTCTAGTTGAAACCAGGTCTCTGTTTGAGCCTTCAGGCCTCAGTGTTTGTCTCTCCACCAGCCGCTGCCTGAGCGGCTCTGATCCCTCCGTAAGGCCCAGCAGCAGCTGACGCTGATTAAAAGCCACTATTTCAGGACGCTTTAGCCCTCTAACCCTCCATCAGTCTCTCTGCTCATCTGTCCTTTTCTTCACTCATCTATCTGTCCCTCTGTTTCCCCAACTCTCACTCCTCTAATCTGTTTCCACTTCTGCCCTTCCTGTTTTCTCTTGTGATCTCTTCTTTTATATTACTGTCCTTATCTGTCGAACTATCCATCCATGTGTCTATCTTCTTGTCTGAAGCACCAACTGACTGCTGAGGCCTTGGATACTTATTTGACCTTATTCATATGGTGCCATTTTAAActatgtatgtaaatgtgtagATAATATAAAgatgtttccccctgcttcatGCTAGGCTAAACTAATAGCGCTAATAGCTCCAGCTCTACACAGACATGTGAATGGTATAGACTTTCTCGCTCTCATAAAGaaagcaaatgtgtttttttttccatcaataAACCATTTCTctaaccctcctgttgtcctcgggtcaattttgacccgggaggacaacagtACCCTGACTAAACTTTCACATATACCAGTCTGcaataatccatcaacatattttcctctgatctcaactatagtcaaaataattcataatttcttagtcaggatactgttttgaaaccatttcaatttttttgatgacagcacataatgatacctgttgtcctcccgggtcaaaattgacccgaggacaacaggagggttaaatcTGAACTTTAGATGGATCaaaaagttttcaaattaattaGTAATCATGGTAGCAGTAAATATTATTGCTTGAATTCAAGCTAGCTATTGCTAGGGCCGAATATAGTAAATGTgaagctttctctctctctcttcatttttaaatacagtttgtttctaatttgtaattattttttggtcaaattacagaaatatgatTTCCAACAGCAGGAAGTTTACATTAGACACACTCAGCAGGTCGACATAGAAAAAGCATGAAGGAAAGTATCTGAAACGTAACAATTTAAAGCCTTGACGCAACAGTGGATCCCcgcaaatgtttttatttatcttccCTGATTAGACCTTTTAACAGGACCTTACagcatatacaatatatatgttTGATTGACAATCTCTCCACACTCTACTATTAGTTTTGTTTGGACTTCTTTTGCCTCATAGTTGTCAAAAActaattaatgcagctttaaattagttttttttaactatacCTGAACGTCCCTGcataatcacattatttttcaGGATTCATGCTCACTTAGCAAAATGTGATGAGATCTTGTTTTGCTCTTTGTGATTAGATTGTCCAACTTTGATGTACAAAATGACAGCAGTGTGAGTGAGGGCGACAGAGGCTGCTGgtttatttttacttgatatACAGACAAGGAGAGTTAAACGTTGGGTGCTTGATGAGTGTTTGCAGCCCGGTGAgcttcagtgtgtttatgtgctggaCGGTGAACAGGGGATCTCCCAGGTCTGGTTCTTGCCCAGTAACCCGTCCTGAACCAGTTCTGACTTCACCCAGGGAGACATTTAGAAGATTTTACACATTCTTCACCGGTGACTCTTTACTGAAGATTAACACTGTTGCTAATTATTGAAATCCCAGCATGCAGCTGTGTTATACACCAACAAACTCCAACTGTGGGGGTTTGTTGAAAGGCAGTCATGGAGAAGGTCAAAGGTTATGCTGAAGAGCACAGCTGAGAAACTATCactgttatatttatatttacagcatTTTCTATTATTATGAATCTCTCTGTGCAGCCGTCCCTGTTCCAGGCTCGCACCACCATGCAGGTGAACAGCGGTCGTTTCCGGTGTCCGTCCTGCAGACATGAAGTGGTGCTGGATCGCCACGGCGTCTACGGCCTGCAACGAAACCTGCTGGTGGAGAACATCATCGATGTCTACAAGCAGGAagtcagcaacaacaacaacgccCCAAGGTGAAGAGAAACAGGGAGGGTAATgattgcaaataaaaaaatcatgacagtacatacatgtatttaaaGACCTGGCAtttcttctgtctctccctccagcCCTCTCCCTCCTTCTACACTTCCTGCTAAGGTGAAGTGTCCAGACCATGAAGGTGAGAAGATGAACATCTACTGTCTGACCTGCCAGGTTCCCACCTGTTCCCTCTGTAAAGTGTTTGGGGCTCATCAGTCGTGTCGGGTGGCTCCGCTGACAGACATCTACCAGCAGCAGAAGGTATAAACACTCTATAATGGTGTGTGTTGAGTGACTGTATGCATGTGGGAAAAGAGTCCATCTGATGTGTTGGGAATGGAAATAGATCTTTAAAGAATCATACTAGTAcatttgttacatttgtttaaccctttcatgtatagtggtcactacagtggacagctattcaaaagctgttttcttatatattcatgggttttaatggtatagttgcacatcagccaacacagcggactctagtgtgtcatccaATACACTCCCATCCActggccagcctttgtaagcgcaacacaaatttctcaaaacaaaGATGGCCGCCGGCTGGCCGGAAACACTCTACGgctcaggaatatcttgccaatccttctatGGTAGtagacccttgcaggtaaataaaattttgtaacatcaagtaaaaACCAAGGATTAATACagttgttaaaatttccaagtattgatttcaTGTTGGAAGAAAATGAcgattaatcatctgtccactaagttggacatCATGCATCGCTGACTACATTACAACTACAATTATACTATTACTGTGACTTTAATGTTCTTGAAAATATTTAATCTGCAGTAACTTTTTTGGCTGTAAATCAATTGATCTATGTTATTAGAATGTAACTTGCAGTTTTGAGGGGACTACGGAtactgagggagctgaggatgctgggGGGGCTGGACATGGGGGTTGAAGGGGATGAGGATGCTGAGTGAATGCCTGGTACCTCAAAAGAATGTCTGGATTAGAAAAAAGGATTTTCTGCATTTCAAGTCATCTGTAGCTCATGTGCTAATAAATGCAGTAAGACAGAGGGGAGAGGCTGAGGAGTCAGGAACAAGGTtcaatacagacagacagataattGGAGATTATCTTGTGGATTTAGtagaaatatatgaaatgagGTAtgttgaaggaaaaacaaacaaacaaaaataaaaacagaggtGCTTTTTACTCTTAATTACATAATCTGGTATGGTCTGTACAAACGATGCCCATCTGTCCAGCTTtgcagtgaaataaatgaaataaaccaaCTTAATCCTTTCTGTCCACTGTACTGTATCTGCAAGCTGCAGCTGTGATCAATTTCTTAGCCATCAGAAAGTAAAGTCTTTAATAGATAATCCAAATGTTCATGTGGTTTGTTTTACCAAGAATAAAAAGTTCTGGTTTCAGAGTCAAAGTAATACCCAAGATCAACGTTATctctttttgaacattttgccAAAACTGTATATATAAGTAAAGTGATAccattgttgttttcatgttctAGTACCTTTGTGTTACACCTATTTTACTCTGAATATTCAAAGTATACCACATTTTTAGGTGTATTTTTCCTACCTGAAATTTCTACTATGGAAATCAGAGTTCAATAGTTGTCATGTTAGTGGTTGTATGTGCTAATGCAagctttttaaatcatattatCGTAATAAATAATGCAACACTACACCCCTTAACAGTAATGCAACAAGATGATTAGTAATAAATGTCCAACATCTCAAAATCACTGAAGAGTAACTGATAGAGAAGTGACCCTGTCTTAAACGTATTGTGTTGACGATTGATCAAGATTAAGATGTAAAACTGAGTgactttaattaattaattaactgcaaccttttaaaaaaacaaaaatcaagtttatttgtttctCAGGATGAGCTGAATGAAGGAATCAGTTCTCTGGTGACGGCCAAGGACAAAGTCCAGGCTTTGATCGATGATCTAGAGGAGAGTTGCAGGAACATAGAGGTGAGTGTTTCCATAGTAACCTTGTGTAAgatgcatactggaccacgattggctccaaactagttgtgatgtcacaaatagACGCCTTTAACTCAGATATAAggtgaagagaagagaagagaacaacagcCGAGTGAAGAAACAGgtccacaaaacacatttttgaatggtttaaatttaatttatctaCTCTAACTTTAATCATAAGTAGCCTTTTTGTGATCACGGCTTCTCATTAATCTCAAATTAAATTCCAGGTGATcctaaaaatatctttaaaaggTCTTAATCCTGATTTTCTGAAACCTGGAAGGATCTCTGTTTGAAAAGTCTGTCTGTGAAGTAATAACACTGTTTTAAGTAAGCTGTAGTGTCACACGTACAAAATTTAATTCATATaaagtgtgaaaacattcaACGCTGAAACatacattgtgtttgtgttcattaatCTCTGCTCTGCCTTCTGTAGGAAAACTGTAAAACTCAgaaacagagtgtgtgtgacaagtTCAGCCACATGTTTTCCATCCTGGAGGAGAAACGCAAGGTCAGATACTCAAACTACCTTCAACTTATCAGACACCATATTATATCACTTATAGTACACATATACAGCTTATAGTACACATACACCATATTATATCACTTATAGTACACATATACAGCTTATAGTACACATACACCATATTATGTCACTTATAGTACACATACACCATATTATATCACTTATAGTACACATATACAGCTTATAGTACACATACACCATATTATGTCACTTATAGTACACATACACCATATTATATCACTTATAGTACACATACACCATATTATATCACTTATAGTACACATATACAGCTTATAGTACACATACACCAATAGCAGTTGTAATAGCAATGCCAATAGTAGCAGTGGGAGAAAATGAACCTCTAGTGacataaaaactacatttcaaTATGTGGATGTActcatgtattttacatttgtagAATATGGTAAATATATGAGAATATATGTAAAGATCTTGTgcaatacatgaaaaataatgtgAGTAGAAGCAGTAGTAGaagtatcatcatcatcatcatcatctttgcATCGTCTCCCTGAAGGCGATGGCACAGCGAATCAGCTCGGAGCAGGAAGAGAAGACAAACCACGTCCAGGCGCTGGCGCGTTGCTACGGAGACAGCATGGAGGCCAACAACAAGCTGGTGGAGAGCGCGATGAGCAGCATGGAGGAGCCGGACATGGCTGCTTTTGTTCAGGTTGTTTCTAAGCACCAGTGTTCAGTTTACTAAATGTTTTGGACAAGAATATCGTGACGTAGTCAAGGAacagttatatatataacacagtGACCTTTAGGCTAAATTATAACAAATCAAACGACAGAATAaagtgaaacacaaaacacGTTGTCATTCAAGTTACTGTCATTATTTAGCTTTTTgtcattaagaaaaataatgaattgcTTTTCATTGTGACATGAACTTTTCATGCCACAttaaaatcaatacagaaaacaaagtgaagaggTGAATTGATGTCCAGCAGAGAACAGATACTAAATACAAAacgctgttgtttgttttcacgaGGAGCTTTTTCTTTCCTGAGATTGGGAGGCTCTGCTCATGCCAAAATTAAACACAATCAACCGTCCAATCAgagcatttcatttcatttaattcattaatttaattatgacaGTAAATTCATACATAAAAGGGAAATACATTATcagtttcacttcatttcattgttccatttatttttatttaagcaTCTTCGATCTTCCATAAATCTCAGCCCCATACTGTGTCTCTCATGTATTAACACCATCGGTTTCTCTTAAAGATAATCAACCTGCAATGTTTAAAGACAATTAATAGTTTGGACCTGGTAACCTCACTTATCTCTGAATTGATCTggtttcacacagctccctctggagccactaAATACTTTATACAACCCTCTTCACCTATGCAGCAGCACTATCCCCAACACCTCGAAACACACTTTGATATGTAAATTGTTCCCTTTTAAGTTAGAGCAAGAAACTGCTGATACAATTTTAAGTGAAATGGATGTCTTCGGATGAAACAGCAAGTTGCAGAATAGTTCAGCATCATCAGAGGTTCAGAGTAGGGCTGgatgaccaaatacctcgatatTGATATTGCGACAGTGTTGTAGGGAcgactattggtgctttcacaaaatatttacacaatgagatttcagataaataatcatcagtaatgtggatataatgatgAAGTGGGTagaggcaaataatagaacagctagaacagtctggtaagtttagataattacatcactttactgtaacgCAGCCTTTAAATCACTTATACTATATCAAgatattacgatatccaaaatctaagacgttatctagtctcatatcacaatatcgctataatatcaatatattgcccaGCTGTAGTTCAAACTACTTTTgaattttttaagtgttttgttcctgttcctcttctcttcactgtatgtttgtgagattgatgttttgtcctttttcagtttgtcatatgtgtgtttaagaGTTTACTCAGATATTTGCAGGATAATTTAAAACTGATCCAGTATGTTATAATCTTGAGTcacttcttctgttttctccaCTCGTCCTCATCCTCACCTCAGAATTCAAGAGAGCTGATCACAAAGTGAGTAATCTGactagatatactgtatatgttgtgtATTATGTGATTAAATACTCTTGTGTAGGATACTTAAGTGTGCTTAATTTTTATGATGTAGTTTGggattttcttctctgtctctcctcttgtCCTCCTAACTTCAcctcccttcttttctcttctttatttcattactcCTCAAACCTCTTTCTacctcttttccttctctcctcttcctctgaactttcctctctcttctcagaGTAATAACAGCGACCAGCTCCTGTCCAGCAGAGACGCTTAGACCAGGTTATGAGAATATGAGCCACTACACATTTAACTTTAGCAGACAGGAGAGCGCTCTGAAGAACATAGACTTCATCAAAGGTAAGAAAAGACAGACATCAATGCTGGGAAACCACTTagacactttattttttataagtttatgagtgtattttttttatatttccaattCATTTGCATTGGAGGAAGTTTAGCTGCAGCAAAATCTcaaagaaaaatgcaattttaCCTTTTAAGAGATGAAAGAAGCAGCTGaattttcactttgtaaaaatgttactacttagaaaaaagaaaaagaggttGAATTATTTAAAGTAGATGATagaaaatgtttgctgttaTAAAGCCTGAACTGTAATACTGCCTGCCAGAAACAAGAGTGTGGATGCAATAAAAACTAAGTAACATTATCTGTTTGGAGATTTGAGGTCTGAGTCCAATCCAAAAATAGTTGGTAGCTGCAGTAAATAAAGAGCCAACGAGTAAGCTGGTTCCtgctcaaataaacaaaattattaaaatacaaCAGAGTTGACAGATTAACTGATCAGTATCAATGATTCAATGAATGCTGGTCAGATGTTCTCGTCCTGCCgctttgatttaaaagaaaaactctgaTGGATTTTAAGACATTCCTGTTTTTAACTTTGTGAACGGACACACGGTGTGACCTTCACTGTAAGTCCATTAAACTTAAATCATTACGTAACTGTTCTGCAGCAACGCCAtgttttaatcaacatttcacCAGAAGTAATTTCTTTGCATATACAGTCCTTTGATCAGTCACGTGACTTTGACCTATATATCACCATAAATACttcacatacaaaacaacattattaACATCTTTTTTAGCCGTGTTAGTGGCTGGTGCAATGGCTCTTGGGATGGTGATGTCTGCTGGTCAGTcgatccagactgaaatatctcaacaaccttTGGATGGATCGCTATGAATTTAATGTGCAGAcgttcatgatccccagaggattcAGCCTACTGACTTGGTTGAtcatctgacttttcctctagcaccaccatgaggtttatTTTTAGTCCTTTATAAAATAGCTTGACAACTATTGGGTGGATCGCTGTGAAGTTTGGTTCATTTTGCGCTCATTTAAACTCATCTTTCAAAACATTGCATACTCAAACAAAGTCAATCACAACATTGTTCACCCCTGAGACCTGTTGATGTTACTGTCATCCATAAAGTTTATGAATAAAGTTTGATAAAGATCTTAtcatttaatactttttaacTAAGTGTCTAAATGTCAAAAACtgatcaacacaaaaacactgcagaatGTGAATTTAGTCCTGAAAT is a genomic window of Thunnus maccoyii chromosome 4, fThuMac1.1, whole genome shotgun sequence containing:
- the trim101 gene encoding tripartite motif containing 101 isoform X2, which codes for MQKREEVKFGAAAMSLTADLSCLQGSRGAEREAALETLEKQLICPICLELFNKPVVILPCQHNLCRKCANELYQPSLFQARTTMQVNSGRFRCPSCRHEVVLDRHGVYGLQRNLLVENIIDVYKQEVSNNNNAPSPLPPSTLPAKVKCPDHEGEKMNIYCLTCQVPTCSLCKVFGAHQSCRVAPLTDIYQQQKDELNEGISSLVTAKDKVQALIDDLEESCRNIEENCKTQKQSVCDKFSHMFSILEEKRKAMAQRISSEQEEKTNHVQALARCYGDSMEANNKLVESAMSSMEEPDMAAFVQNSRELITKVITATSSCPAETLRPGYENMSHYTFNFSRQESALKNIDFIKDEEDVPEEPEIEPEPEEPKELSLQNAEPTPLQETSIQNLDSVREPIPELVSPPVKPVQAAAPEPALTAETAPSPVMDSVEPAGAVLQPELDLDLNNEGSGQMKDKEEEEEEVEVRREVEEYATPEPVKDGNVCEQDEGMSTQQAVTLFFYLLAFLVILQRVWAYIGCFICT